Proteins encoded in a region of the Teredinibacter purpureus genome:
- a CDS encoding PAS domain-containing sensor histidine kinase: MTLTFQEAKNILQQWPDGLIALDENGYILWLSDYATTVLGWDSVGTIGKHIHDLLCVHSRETHHDAKDCVLMAQSDIHLNVMTSAYWLANNGEYVGVDYRVMVSPVESECHRIVSFFENRYQQHNYEELTKFAGFVEKSPGAIAEFDHEGQMLFGNRAMQELLLAHGFDGKGNAKIFPPELNIFCRHCCFDNVSTTHIDVEVDGYWFSWNFYPLEEKSGTTVIGYAFNATERRIAQQQAQVTRAQARRDFYAKMIHELRTPLNAIIGYSDLILCRADERMTDKDKRALRGIKIGGMQLNELISDTLDISKIEAGKMTAEIEDFQVDSVVADINEQMSYLADAKNLDYMIRCTPNLNVTSDRRKVRQILVNLISNAIKYTKKGRVSATIECSDNGNTFTISVTDTGVGIPMDQLSLLFKEYQQVRETQNRGIQGTGLGLALVSELIQVLDGNITVDSDYGKGSTFTVVLPQTSIETPAV, translated from the coding sequence ATGACGTTAACGTTTCAAGAAGCTAAAAATATTTTACAGCAATGGCCAGACGGCTTAATTGCTTTAGATGAAAATGGTTATATTCTTTGGTTGTCTGATTATGCCACAACAGTATTGGGTTGGGATTCGGTCGGTACAATCGGTAAGCATATACACGATCTACTGTGTGTACATTCTCGTGAGACTCATCATGACGCTAAAGACTGCGTGCTAATGGCGCAGAGCGATATTCACTTAAACGTTATGACGTCTGCCTATTGGTTGGCCAATAATGGTGAGTATGTGGGTGTTGATTATCGTGTGATGGTTTCACCTGTGGAGTCTGAATGCCATCGTATCGTTAGCTTTTTCGAAAATAGATATCAGCAACATAATTATGAAGAGCTTACTAAGTTTGCTGGTTTCGTAGAGAAAAGTCCGGGCGCAATCGCTGAGTTTGACCATGAAGGGCAAATGTTATTCGGAAACCGTGCGATGCAAGAATTATTGCTGGCACATGGTTTTGATGGCAAAGGGAACGCTAAAATATTCCCGCCGGAATTAAATATTTTTTGTCGGCATTGTTGCTTTGATAATGTCAGCACTACACACATTGATGTAGAGGTAGATGGATATTGGTTTAGCTGGAATTTTTATCCATTAGAAGAAAAAAGTGGTACCACCGTCATTGGGTACGCTTTTAACGCAACGGAAAGGCGAATCGCTCAGCAGCAGGCGCAAGTGACGAGGGCGCAAGCGAGGCGTGATTTTTACGCGAAAATGATACATGAATTACGCACCCCACTAAACGCGATTATAGGTTATTCCGATCTAATTTTATGCCGTGCAGATGAGCGCATGACCGATAAAGATAAGCGGGCGTTGCGAGGTATAAAAATTGGTGGAATGCAATTAAATGAACTTATTTCGGACACACTCGATATATCAAAAATCGAGGCGGGTAAAATGACGGCCGAAATTGAGGATTTCCAGGTAGATTCGGTTGTAGCGGATATCAACGAGCAAATGAGTTATTTGGCCGACGCAAAAAATCTCGATTATATGATCCGGTGTACCCCTAATCTTAATGTTACGAGTGACCGCAGAAAAGTACGGCAAATTTTGGTTAATCTAATTTCTAATGCCATTAAATACACGAAAAAAGGGCGTGTGAGTGCAACAATTGAGTGTTCTGATAACGGCAATACGTTTACGATAAGTGTAACGGATACCGGTGTAGGTATTCCCATGGATCAGCTTTCGCTGCTCTTTAAGGAGTATCAGCAAGTAAGAGAAACGCAGAACCGTGGTATACAAGGCACTGGGCTAGGGTTGGCGTTGGTAAGTGAATTGATTCAGGTGCTA